The genomic region TCGACTTTTGACTTTTAACTTTTGACTTCTTCCTTGTCTTCTCTACTGCCTACTTTTAGTCACACATCCAGCAAGCCATATTTTTTCTGTAAATCGAGCAATTTCATTCTGGCTTCTCCAGCATTGTCGGCTAAATCGGCAAACTCGATAAATCGGCGTAATTCTTTGCGCAGAAGATTGCGTTCGACTTCCCATGTATCGCGATTTAATTCTGGGGGCAAAACGATCGTGTCGAATAATGTAGCGCGTTCTTTACCTGGATGAGGGCGTAAAATTCTGCCGCGTCGTTGTACGAATTGGCGCGGATTACTGCTACTAGCCAGAATGACAGCGGTTTGGATGGCAGGAATATCGACACCTTCATCTAAACAACGAATTGCTACTAAACCTTGCAGTTCTCCTGTTTCAAATTGACGGCGCAATTTTGTCCGTTCTGCTAAAGAGGTGTCAGCGGTGTAAGTGTTGACGCGATAGCCAAGTTCCACTCCTAACATTCTGATGACAGATGCAATCTGGCGATCGCTTGTCGAGCTACGCTCATCTTCAGTCGTTCCATCGCCGCAATAAAATAGAGTGTGGGATGTATCGCGACGGTTTCGCATTAACTGTCGTAAAGCATCAATCTTATTAGCTGCTGCGCCAACTAATCTAGCTCTCTGCATCAATAATGGCGTAATATCGCTATCTGCACCGTTTTCTTGGGATGCGATCGCCCAGCCAATTCTCGTTGTCAGTTTTACATAGGCTTGCGCTTCGGTAGCAGTCAGATCTACCAAAATCGGATAGTAAAGATAGCGGACTAATGCCCCTTGTTGAATGGCATCAGCTAAAGTGAGTTCTGGTTGTAGGACTGTTCCAAAGTAGTCAAAAATAAATTCTGTGCCTTGCTCGTCGAAGTGTCTTTCTGGTGTAGCAGATAAACCCAGGCGCAGTCCGATTTGGCGGGGTAGACTTTGTTCTAAACGAGGCGCACCGAGGTTATGTGCCTCATCGCCAATTATTAGGGTTTTTTCTGGGAAATATTTCAATTGAGATTGAAAGCCTTCACCAATTAGAGTTGAGTTGGTCGCGATGACAGTAACAAAGGGCTGACTGCCAGCGCGGACGTTATATA from Chroococcidiopsis sp. SAG 2025 harbors:
- a CDS encoding DNA phosphorothioation system restriction enzyme, with the translated sequence MYLTQSSVKYPLDARSQLKLVVAREERGKYQPQTTPKSLPIPGCPRIPGALQMRSYQRQAMTNWFANRGRGTLKMATGSGKTITALAIACELYQRIGLQALIVVCPYRHLVTQWATEAEKFGLQPILAFESLRQWQSQLSTGLYNVRAGSQPFVTVIATNSTLIGEGFQSQLKYFPEKTLIIGDEAHNLGAPRLEQSLPRQIGLRLGLSATPERHFDEQGTEFIFDYFGTVLQPELTLADAIQQGALVRYLYYPILVDLTATEAQAYVKLTTRIGWAIASQENGADSDITPLLMQRARLVGAAANKIDALRQLMRNRRDTSHTLFYCGDGTTEDERSSTSDRQIASVIRMLGVELGYRVNTYTADTSLAERTKLRRQFETGELQGLVAIRCLDEGVDIPAIQTAVILASSSNPRQFVQRRGRILRPHPGKERATLFDTIVLPPELNRDTWEVERNLLRKELRRFIEFADLADNAGEARMKLLDLQKKYGLLDV